The following proteins are encoded in a genomic region of Macrobrachium nipponense isolate FS-2020 chromosome 44, ASM1510439v2, whole genome shotgun sequence:
- the LOC135204105 gene encoding toll-like receptor 3 codes for MECDTTPLLLVCPHASQSDESEATTPRGTSEKFIDVVGSNSCSNNNNNNNNNNLRVSASSSEDPPPPCDHAQERRKLFPRIGFPSFFTGRTSSDNNPKMAEGVLKSRETNSFFSFAWVRSKAGASRIIGNSKRRTSGGGSRPPKKHGRTSKNSDESPALLTPEPGKRRRKHRSRVADLRSNCKTAYDEQQESPEGCEKENASNKPRTWVSPPSWSSVVHGLRSVALVLMVTLLSPVGAFCPRGCSCDDVRLSVQCVNADLDVIPILLHPGTLELNLSHNRIKTILEGLIFYSELQYLDLSHNEIVSLGSQNFASQRALNTLVINNNKISRIQSRAFLGLSNLSHLDLSDNYIESIEKNAFSSLGKLRSLDLSNNRIKNLTVSTFMKLRGLKVLNLCKNALKDISSVIFEPLRELEDLDLCSNQVTTIQDFAFKNLKSLVNLKLSNNKIRHFADKAFSGLDSLRLLGLRDNAFGEVPTHVLPSIKGLEELDIGINPLTALPFGPFTHLVNLKSLHISRCLNLSFIDEGAFTSLNKLTSLVLSFNPQITTLHRDIFKPLVGLRHLVLRGNGLRGFDRSLVRPTLLQSLDLRDNNLECNCSIKWLQEAKMNNSLSLKIEDISCSGPEALKGRSLFELSEYDLECYNNVVVMASCAAATMALILLIVGVSVLYYKNCRKMKSMVHDNWPEKIVATWKDPEYEKQVEDEEYTFHSLRGIQHIPVTVI; via the coding sequence ATGGAGTGCGACACGACGCCCCTCCTCTTGGTCTGCCCTCATGCATCTCAGAGCGATGAGTCAGAGGCTACCACCCCTAGAGGTACGAGTGAGAAATTCATCGACGTCGTTGGATCAAATAgttgcagcaacaacaacaacaacaacaacaacaataacctcCGGGTCTCTGCGTCGTCGTCAGAGGACCCACCACCCCCGTGTGATCATGCTCAAGAGAGGAGGAAGCTCTTCCCCCGAATTGGATTTCCCTCATTTTTCACCGGCCGGACTTCGTCAGACAACAACCCGAAGATGGCCGAAGGAGTTCTAAAGTCTCGCGAGACCAACTCCTTTTTCTCTTTCGCGTGGGTGCGGTCGAAGGCCGGGGCGAGTCGGATCATCGGCAACAGCAAGAGGCGGACGAGTGGAGGAGGGTCGAGGCCGCCCAAGAAGCACGGGAGGACTTCGAAAAACAGCGACGAATCGCCGGCGCTTCTCACTCCCGAACCTGGAAAGAGAAGGAGGAAGCATCGATCTCGCGTGGCCGACTTGCGAAGTAACTGCAAGACGGCCTACGACGAGCAACAAGAATCGCCTGAGGGCTGTGAAAAAGAAAACGCTTCTAATAAACCTCGTACCTGGGTGTCACCGCCTTCCTGGTCATCGGTCGTTCACGGACTGCGATCGGTTGCATTGGTGTTGATGGTGACGTTACTAAGTCCCGTGGGGGCCTTCTGTCCAAGAGGTTGCTCTTGCGATGATGTTCGGTTGAGTGTGCAGTGCGTCAATGCCGATCTGGATGTGATTCCGATTTTGCTGCATCCGGGAACCCTGGAGCTCAATCTCAGCCATAATAGAATAAAGACTATTCTCGAGGGACTCATATTTTACAGCGAGCTTCAGTATCTTGATTTGTCTCATAATGAAATCGTGTCACTTGGTTCTCAGAACTTCGCTTCTCAGAGAGCGCTTAATACGTTAGtgataaacaataacaaaatttcGAGAATACAAAGCAGAGCCTTCCTCGGTCTTTCAAATCTCAGTCATTTGGATCTCAGTGACAATTACATTGAATCGATTGAAAAGAACGCGTTTAGTTCCCTTGGGAAACTACGAAGCCTTGATTTATCTAATAATAGAATTAAAAACTTGACTGTGAGTACCTTTATGAAACTTCGTGGGCTCAAAGTGCTTAATTTGTGCAAAAATGCTCTCAAGGACATTTCGAGTGTGATATTTGAACCCCTGAGGGAACTGGAAGATTTAGACTTGTGTTCAAATCAAGTCACGACCATCCAAGACTTCGCTTTCAAAAACCTGAAAAGTCTTGTGAACCTGAAACTGAGCAATAACAAGATCCGTCACTTCGCAGATAAAGCCTTCAGCGGCCTTGACTCGCTAAGACTCTTGGGGTTGAGAGACAATGCCTTTGGAGAGGTCCCAACCCACGTCCTCCCCTCCATTAAGGGGCTGGAGGAGTTGGACATTGGCATCAACCCCCTGACGGCGCTGCCTTTCGGTCCATTTACCCATCTCGTAAATCTTAAGAGTCTGCACATATCAAGATGCTTAAACCTCTCCTTCATCGACGAGGGAGCCTTCACCAGCCTCAATAAATTAACTTCTCTCGTTCTCAGCTTTAACCCACAAATAACGACCCTTCATAGGGACATCTTCAAGCCCCTCGTGGGTCTTCGTCATTTAGTCTTAAGGGGCAATGGCTTGAGAGGGTTTGATCGCTCTCTCGTTAGACCAACTCTGCTCCAGTCTCTTGATCTCAGAGACAATAACCTGGAGTGCAATTGTTCCATCAAGTGGCTGCAAGAGGCGAAGATGAACAATagtctctctctgaaaattgaaGATATATCATGCTCCGGGCCGGAGGCGTTGAAAGGGAGGAGTCTCTTCGAGCTATCGGAATATGATCTCGAATGCTACAATAACGTCGTCGTCATGGCCTCTTGTGCCGCTGCTACGATGGCCTTAATCTTGCTCATAGTCGGGGTCAGCGTTTTGTATTACAAGAACTGTCGAAAGATGAAGTCGATGGTGCACGACAACTGGCCGGAAAAAATCGTCGCGACCTGGAAGGACCCCGAATACGAGAAACAGGTAGAGGATGAGGAGTACACCTTCCACTCCCTCAGAGGTATTCAACACATCCCCGTCACCGTCATATGA